A region from the Onthophagus taurus isolate NC chromosome 8, IU_Otau_3.0, whole genome shotgun sequence genome encodes:
- the LOC111414665 gene encoding band 4.1-like protein 4 isoform X8, producing the protein MDCFACTKKPTAIHCKIVLLDEQELIHEIQDDKTGQALLEVIFRHLNLLETAYFGLRYLDQEGQTLWLDPAKKLSRQLRGAEPFTLYFGVKFYAADPCKLLEEITRYQFFLQVKQDILQGRLPVSFQLAAELGAYIIQSELGDYDPRRHSPGYVSEFRFLSNQTVELENAIAELHKKLVGQLPSVAELSYLDKVKWLDMYGVDLHPVAVKLKGEDKMDYYIGLTPSGIILMKNKTNVGTYYWPRISKIYFKGRYFILKVLEKNDEEITFGFETSTKAACKHLWKCCVEHHAFFRLVQVSPTACNIFGLSSTFRFSGHTEKQAVRDAQLKVRTPPTFSRTPSRRYQRRIVEGANNVGPVDEIKMDHYQSEVKHVSIPQPAQPVTCNSSTEPRHRSDSPRSTRSAPWSQPHSRGLYNSSVPPSPRSVRSAGPRYRSSSVDSQSSNDSRSKSRRKHRSRMTSDNESELSKSSNRSHRKHRRHRSRGNRRDSGSEQENGTSRRKSLSRSRRSDSHYELVDSTSQWREAQRKQAGQNSSSIQQATVISSKRSGYSNNALETESEISYRNKHRRARKHRSRSRSPDNKTWLPDELKKHLEFDLIDTSGMSESQLREIPYTVVQTNEAKQMKIKHLQWGKGENQNDKRSTDSPPPPYSPQVSEAGRLRNMRVSHSRTKNQSPITGAADLISMTTSSIASNSSSTHSNATNMLPRMLDSLGISDNYSYGSQRSAKSGRVGSSALYGNPNTLLSGLNNGYQDSSSSPTVSHEHTDSGLGGDQDLTYGSERDVKAEAHVVRIINLHYRQYIIEIDP; encoded by the exons GATGATAAAACTGGTCAAGCATTGTTAGAAGTAATCTTTCGACATCTGAACCTTTTAGAAACGGCCTACTTTGGATTGAGATACCTGGATCAAGAGGGTCAAACG TTATGGCTGGACCCGGCGAAGAAACTCAGCAGACAGCTGCGGGGGGCAGAGCCCTTCACGTTGTACTTCGGGGTCAAGTTCTACGCGGCAGACCCCTGCAAGTTGCTCGAGGAAATCACAAG GTACCAGTTTTTTCTACAGGTAAAGCAAGACATCCTGCAGGGAAGGCTACCAGTAAGCTTTCAACTTGCAGCCGAATTGGGAGCTTATATTATTCAAT CCGAATTGGGAGACTACGACCCAAGAAGACACAGTCCGGGATATGTTTCCGAATTTCGTTTCTTATCAAACCAAACTGTAGAACTTGAAAACGCCATCGCTGAACTCCATAAGAAGCTGGT GGGTCAATTACCGTCCGTCGCGGAACTTAGTTATTTAGATAAAGTGAAATGGCTCGATATGTACGGAGTCGATTTGCATCCTGTTGCTGTAAAACTAAAAGGAGAGGATAAAATGGATTATTATATCGGCTTAACGCCGAGCGGAATCATTCTCATGAAGAATAAAACCAACGTAGGCACCTACTACTGGCCGCGAATATCCAAGATTTACTTCAAGGGCAGATACTTCATCCTGAAAGTCCTCGAAAAGAAC GACGAAGAGATCACCTTCGGTTTTGAAACCTCCACCAAAGCAGCTTGCAAGCACCTTTGGAAGTGCTGCGTCGAGCACCACGCCTTTTTCAGGTTGGTTCAAGTCTCTCCCACTGCTTGTAATATTTTCGGTTTAAGTTCCACCTTTCGGTTTAG CGGTCATACCGAAAAACAGGCTGTCCGCGATGCCCAACTCAAAGTTCGTACACCTCCCACATTTTCTCGAACACCTTCCAGGCGATATCAACGCAGAATCGTTGAAGGCGCCAACAATG tAGGACCAGTTGATGAAATCAAAATGGATCACTACCAATCAGAAGTGAAACACGTTTCCATTCCTCAACCGGCCCAACc gGTAACGTGCAATAGTTCAACCGAACCAAGACATCGTTCCGATTCTCCACGAAGCACCAGAAGCGCTCCTTGGTCTCAACCTCACTCAAGAGGCTTATATAACAGCTCAGTTCCACCTAGTCCAAGATCCGTTCGCTCAGCAGGACCCAGATATAGATCTTCTTCAGTCGATAGCCAAAGCTCCAATGATTCTCGTTCTAAAAG tAGGCGTAAACATAGAAGCAGAATGACTTCTGATAATGAAAGCGAACTTTCGAAGAGTTCAAATAGATCCCATAGAAAACATCGAAGGCATCGCTCACGAGGTAATAGAAGAGATTCCGGTTCTGAACAAGAAAATGGAACGAGTCGTAGAAAATCTTTAAGTCGATCAag gAGATCTGATAGTCATTATGAATTGGTGGATTCTACATCTCAATGGAGAGAAGCGCAACGTAAACAAGCGGGACAAAATTCAAGTTCAATTCAACAAGCGACCGTTATAAGCAGTAAACGATCCGGATATTCAAATAATGCCCTAGAAACGGAGTCGGAAATTTCTTACCGGAACAAACACCGCCGTGCGAGAAAACACAGGTCAAGGTCACGATCCCCGGATAACAAAACTTGGTTGCCGGATGAGTTGAAAAAACATTTAGAATTCGATCTGATAGATACATCGGGAATGAGCGAGTCTCAACTACGGGAAATTCCATACACGGTCGTTCAAACCAATGAAGCAAAGCAAATGAAGATTAAACATCTTCAGTGGGGGAAAGGAGAGAACCAAAACGATAAAAGATCGACGGATAGTCCACCGCCTCCGTATTCTCCGCAAGTTTCTGAAGCTGGGAGATTGCGAAATATGAGAGTTAGTCATTCTAGGACTAAAAATCAGTCGCCTATTACCGGAGCTGCAGATTTAATCTCGATGACAACTTCTAGTATTGCCTCTAATTCGAGTAGTACACATAGTAATGCTACAAATATGCTGCCtag GATGTTGGATTCTTTAGGAATCTCGGATAATTATTCCTATGGGTCGCAGCGTAGTGCGAAAAGCGGTCGAGTTGGAAGTTCTGCACTTTACGGAAATCCAAATACACTTCTTAGCGGTTTAAATAATGGATATCAAGATTCATCATCTTCTCCGACCGTTAGTCACGAACACACAGATTCAGGTCTTGGTGGTGATCAAGATTTGACTTACGGTAGTGAGAG AGATGTCAAAGCAGAAGCGCACGTAGTTCGCATAATAAACCTCCATTACCGCCAATACATAATCGAAATCGATCCGTGA
- the LOC111414665 gene encoding band 4.1-like protein 4 isoform X5 — MDCFACTKKPTAIHCKIVLLDEQELIHEIQDDKTGQALLEVIFRHLNLLETAYFGLRYLDQEGQTLWLDPAKKLSRQLRGAEPFTLYFGVKFYAADPCKLLEEITRYQFFLQVKQDILQGRLPVSFQLAAELGAYIIQSELGDYDPRRHSPGYVSEFRFLSNQTVELENAIAELHKKLVGQLPSVAELSYLDKVKWLDMYGVDLHPVAVKLKGEDKMDYYIGLTPSGIILMKNKTNVGTYYWPRISKIYFKGRYFILKVLEKNDEEITFGFETSTKAACKHLWKCCVEHHAFFSGHTEKQAVRDAQLKVRTPPTFSRTPSRRYQRRIVEGANNVGPVDEIKMDHYQSEVKHVSIPQPAQPVTCNSSTEPRHRSDSPRSTRSAPWSQPHSRGLYNSSVPPSPRSVRSAGPRYRSSSVDSQSSNDSRSKSRRKHRSRMTSDNESELSKSSNRSHRKHRRHRSRGNRRDSGSEQENGTSRRKSLSRSRRSDSHYELVDSTSQWREAQRKQAGQNSSSIQQATVISSKRSGYSNNALETESEISYRNKHRRARKHRSRSRSPDNKTWLPDELKKHLEFDLIDTSGMSESQLREIPYTVVQTNEAKQMKIKHLQWGKGENQNDKRSTDSPPPPYSPQVSEAGRLRNMRVSHSRTKNQSPITGAADLISMTTSSIASNSSSTHSNATNMLPRMLDSLGISDNYSYGSQRSAKSGRVGSSALYGNPNTLLSGLNNGYQDSSSSPTVSHEHTDSGLGGDQDLTYGSERSSESHGTNKGSGDLRLGVLPVSKSFGSDCQPLNPQQLYPSHSNMAGFRAKQTAVKSVYTQETDGRYGHAKSSRLTYNTASNSPIHLERVPHKPPVDARNSIMRSGSKYSNSPYNSPLTEFIHPSLRGSLRSVASSPANNGNDSGPLRLQYKTGSSVRSKCSIISDTKSEIDDNYMFSGHRTDTNQNINEFSRCQSRSARSSHNKPPLPPIHNRNRSVSLEYVLTPLIRSSQKSRQQ, encoded by the exons GATGATAAAACTGGTCAAGCATTGTTAGAAGTAATCTTTCGACATCTGAACCTTTTAGAAACGGCCTACTTTGGATTGAGATACCTGGATCAAGAGGGTCAAACG TTATGGCTGGACCCGGCGAAGAAACTCAGCAGACAGCTGCGGGGGGCAGAGCCCTTCACGTTGTACTTCGGGGTCAAGTTCTACGCGGCAGACCCCTGCAAGTTGCTCGAGGAAATCACAAG GTACCAGTTTTTTCTACAGGTAAAGCAAGACATCCTGCAGGGAAGGCTACCAGTAAGCTTTCAACTTGCAGCCGAATTGGGAGCTTATATTATTCAAT CCGAATTGGGAGACTACGACCCAAGAAGACACAGTCCGGGATATGTTTCCGAATTTCGTTTCTTATCAAACCAAACTGTAGAACTTGAAAACGCCATCGCTGAACTCCATAAGAAGCTGGT GGGTCAATTACCGTCCGTCGCGGAACTTAGTTATTTAGATAAAGTGAAATGGCTCGATATGTACGGAGTCGATTTGCATCCTGTTGCTGTAAAACTAAAAGGAGAGGATAAAATGGATTATTATATCGGCTTAACGCCGAGCGGAATCATTCTCATGAAGAATAAAACCAACGTAGGCACCTACTACTGGCCGCGAATATCCAAGATTTACTTCAAGGGCAGATACTTCATCCTGAAAGTCCTCGAAAAGAAC GACGAAGAGATCACCTTCGGTTTTGAAACCTCCACCAAAGCAGCTTGCAAGCACCTTTGGAAGTGCTGCGTCGAGCACCACGCCTTTTTCAG CGGTCATACCGAAAAACAGGCTGTCCGCGATGCCCAACTCAAAGTTCGTACACCTCCCACATTTTCTCGAACACCTTCCAGGCGATATCAACGCAGAATCGTTGAAGGCGCCAACAATG tAGGACCAGTTGATGAAATCAAAATGGATCACTACCAATCAGAAGTGAAACACGTTTCCATTCCTCAACCGGCCCAACc gGTAACGTGCAATAGTTCAACCGAACCAAGACATCGTTCCGATTCTCCACGAAGCACCAGAAGCGCTCCTTGGTCTCAACCTCACTCAAGAGGCTTATATAACAGCTCAGTTCCACCTAGTCCAAGATCCGTTCGCTCAGCAGGACCCAGATATAGATCTTCTTCAGTCGATAGCCAAAGCTCCAATGATTCTCGTTCTAAAAG tAGGCGTAAACATAGAAGCAGAATGACTTCTGATAATGAAAGCGAACTTTCGAAGAGTTCAAATAGATCCCATAGAAAACATCGAAGGCATCGCTCACGAGGTAATAGAAGAGATTCCGGTTCTGAACAAGAAAATGGAACGAGTCGTAGAAAATCTTTAAGTCGATCAag gAGATCTGATAGTCATTATGAATTGGTGGATTCTACATCTCAATGGAGAGAAGCGCAACGTAAACAAGCGGGACAAAATTCAAGTTCAATTCAACAAGCGACCGTTATAAGCAGTAAACGATCCGGATATTCAAATAATGCCCTAGAAACGGAGTCGGAAATTTCTTACCGGAACAAACACCGCCGTGCGAGAAAACACAGGTCAAGGTCACGATCCCCGGATAACAAAACTTGGTTGCCGGATGAGTTGAAAAAACATTTAGAATTCGATCTGATAGATACATCGGGAATGAGCGAGTCTCAACTACGGGAAATTCCATACACGGTCGTTCAAACCAATGAAGCAAAGCAAATGAAGATTAAACATCTTCAGTGGGGGAAAGGAGAGAACCAAAACGATAAAAGATCGACGGATAGTCCACCGCCTCCGTATTCTCCGCAAGTTTCTGAAGCTGGGAGATTGCGAAATATGAGAGTTAGTCATTCTAGGACTAAAAATCAGTCGCCTATTACCGGAGCTGCAGATTTAATCTCGATGACAACTTCTAGTATTGCCTCTAATTCGAGTAGTACACATAGTAATGCTACAAATATGCTGCCtag GATGTTGGATTCTTTAGGAATCTCGGATAATTATTCCTATGGGTCGCAGCGTAGTGCGAAAAGCGGTCGAGTTGGAAGTTCTGCACTTTACGGAAATCCAAATACACTTCTTAGCGGTTTAAATAATGGATATCAAGATTCATCATCTTCTCCGACCGTTAGTCACGAACACACAGATTCAGGTCTTGGTGGTGATCAAGATTTGACTTACGGTAGTGAGAG ATCGAGCGAAAGCCATGGAACTAACAAGGGGAGTGGTGACCTACGTCTAGGGGTATTGCCAGTGAGTAAATCCTTCGGTTCCGATTGTCAGCCATTGAATCCCCAGCAACTCTATCCGAGCCATAGTAATATGGCAGGTTTTAGAGCAAAACAAACCGCCGTCAAATCTGTATATACTCAAGAAACGGACGGTAGATACGGG cACGCTAAGTCGTCCCGCCTAACTTATAATACCGCTTCAAACTCGCCAATTCACCTGGAAAGGGTGCCTCATAAGCCACCGGTCGATGCACGCAACTCGATCATGAGGTCTGGGTCTAAATACAGTAACTCTCCTTACAACTCTCCTTTAACTGAATTCATACATCCATCTTTACGGGGTTCTTTACGCTCTGTCGCGAGTAGTCCTGCCAATAACGGCAACGATTCCGGCCCCTTACGTCTACAATACAAGACCGGATCGAGTGTACGCTCGAAATGTAGCATTATATCGGATACTAAATCCGAAATAGACGATAACTATATGTTCTCAGGACATAGAACTGATActaatcaaaatataaatgaattttct AGATGTCAAAGCAGAAGCGCACGTAGTTCGCATAATAAACCTCCATTACCGCCAATACATAATCGAAATCGATCCGTGAGTTTGGAATACGTACTAACACCACTAATAAGGAGTTCGCAAAA gTCTCGACAGCAGTAA
- the LOC111414665 gene encoding band 4.1-like protein 4 isoform X7 → MDCFACTKKPTAIHCKIVLLDEQELIHEIQDDKTGQALLEVIFRHLNLLETAYFGLRYLDQEGQTLWLDPAKKLSRQLRGAEPFTLYFGVKFYAADPCKLLEEITRYQFFLQVKQDILQGRLPVSFQLAAELGAYIIQSELGDYDPRRHSPGYVSEFRFLSNQTVELENAIAELHKKLVGQLPSVAELSYLDKVKWLDMYGVDLHPVAVKLKGEDKMDYYIGLTPSGIILMKNKTNVGTYYWPRISKIYFKGRYFILKVLEKNDEEITFGFETSTKAACKHLWKCCVEHHAFFRLVQVSPTACNIFGLSSTFRFSGHTEKQAVRDAQLKVRTPPTFSRTPSRRYQRRIVEGANNVGPVDEIKMDHYQSEVKHVSIPQPAQPVTCNSSTEPRHRSDSPRSTRSAPWSQPHSRGLYNSSVPPSPRSVRSAGPRYRSSSVDSQSSNDSRSKSRRKHRSRMTSDNESELSKSSNRSHRKHRRHRSRGNRRDSGSEQENGTSRRKSLSRSRRSDSHYELVDSTSQWREAQRKQAGQNSSSIQQATVISSKRSGYSNNALETESEISYRNKHRRARKHRSRSRSPDNKTWLPDELKKHLEFDLIDTSGMSESQLREIPYTVVQTNEAKQMKIKHLQWGKGENQNDKRSTDSPPPPYSPQVSEAGRLRNMRVSHSRTKNQSPITGAADLISMTTSSIASNSSSTHSNATNMLPRMLDSLGISDNYSYGSQRSAKSGRVGSSALYGNPNTLLSGLNNGYQDSSSSPTVSHEHTDSGLGGDQDLTYGSERSSESHGTNKGSGDLRLGVLPVSKSFGSDCQPLNPQQLYPSHSNMAGFRAKQTAVKSVYTQETDGRYGVSTAVSLPNIAQNENNQPQDGPRRKEASEMSTEL, encoded by the exons GATGATAAAACTGGTCAAGCATTGTTAGAAGTAATCTTTCGACATCTGAACCTTTTAGAAACGGCCTACTTTGGATTGAGATACCTGGATCAAGAGGGTCAAACG TTATGGCTGGACCCGGCGAAGAAACTCAGCAGACAGCTGCGGGGGGCAGAGCCCTTCACGTTGTACTTCGGGGTCAAGTTCTACGCGGCAGACCCCTGCAAGTTGCTCGAGGAAATCACAAG GTACCAGTTTTTTCTACAGGTAAAGCAAGACATCCTGCAGGGAAGGCTACCAGTAAGCTTTCAACTTGCAGCCGAATTGGGAGCTTATATTATTCAAT CCGAATTGGGAGACTACGACCCAAGAAGACACAGTCCGGGATATGTTTCCGAATTTCGTTTCTTATCAAACCAAACTGTAGAACTTGAAAACGCCATCGCTGAACTCCATAAGAAGCTGGT GGGTCAATTACCGTCCGTCGCGGAACTTAGTTATTTAGATAAAGTGAAATGGCTCGATATGTACGGAGTCGATTTGCATCCTGTTGCTGTAAAACTAAAAGGAGAGGATAAAATGGATTATTATATCGGCTTAACGCCGAGCGGAATCATTCTCATGAAGAATAAAACCAACGTAGGCACCTACTACTGGCCGCGAATATCCAAGATTTACTTCAAGGGCAGATACTTCATCCTGAAAGTCCTCGAAAAGAAC GACGAAGAGATCACCTTCGGTTTTGAAACCTCCACCAAAGCAGCTTGCAAGCACCTTTGGAAGTGCTGCGTCGAGCACCACGCCTTTTTCAGGTTGGTTCAAGTCTCTCCCACTGCTTGTAATATTTTCGGTTTAAGTTCCACCTTTCGGTTTAG CGGTCATACCGAAAAACAGGCTGTCCGCGATGCCCAACTCAAAGTTCGTACACCTCCCACATTTTCTCGAACACCTTCCAGGCGATATCAACGCAGAATCGTTGAAGGCGCCAACAATG tAGGACCAGTTGATGAAATCAAAATGGATCACTACCAATCAGAAGTGAAACACGTTTCCATTCCTCAACCGGCCCAACc gGTAACGTGCAATAGTTCAACCGAACCAAGACATCGTTCCGATTCTCCACGAAGCACCAGAAGCGCTCCTTGGTCTCAACCTCACTCAAGAGGCTTATATAACAGCTCAGTTCCACCTAGTCCAAGATCCGTTCGCTCAGCAGGACCCAGATATAGATCTTCTTCAGTCGATAGCCAAAGCTCCAATGATTCTCGTTCTAAAAG tAGGCGTAAACATAGAAGCAGAATGACTTCTGATAATGAAAGCGAACTTTCGAAGAGTTCAAATAGATCCCATAGAAAACATCGAAGGCATCGCTCACGAGGTAATAGAAGAGATTCCGGTTCTGAACAAGAAAATGGAACGAGTCGTAGAAAATCTTTAAGTCGATCAag gAGATCTGATAGTCATTATGAATTGGTGGATTCTACATCTCAATGGAGAGAAGCGCAACGTAAACAAGCGGGACAAAATTCAAGTTCAATTCAACAAGCGACCGTTATAAGCAGTAAACGATCCGGATATTCAAATAATGCCCTAGAAACGGAGTCGGAAATTTCTTACCGGAACAAACACCGCCGTGCGAGAAAACACAGGTCAAGGTCACGATCCCCGGATAACAAAACTTGGTTGCCGGATGAGTTGAAAAAACATTTAGAATTCGATCTGATAGATACATCGGGAATGAGCGAGTCTCAACTACGGGAAATTCCATACACGGTCGTTCAAACCAATGAAGCAAAGCAAATGAAGATTAAACATCTTCAGTGGGGGAAAGGAGAGAACCAAAACGATAAAAGATCGACGGATAGTCCACCGCCTCCGTATTCTCCGCAAGTTTCTGAAGCTGGGAGATTGCGAAATATGAGAGTTAGTCATTCTAGGACTAAAAATCAGTCGCCTATTACCGGAGCTGCAGATTTAATCTCGATGACAACTTCTAGTATTGCCTCTAATTCGAGTAGTACACATAGTAATGCTACAAATATGCTGCCtag GATGTTGGATTCTTTAGGAATCTCGGATAATTATTCCTATGGGTCGCAGCGTAGTGCGAAAAGCGGTCGAGTTGGAAGTTCTGCACTTTACGGAAATCCAAATACACTTCTTAGCGGTTTAAATAATGGATATCAAGATTCATCATCTTCTCCGACCGTTAGTCACGAACACACAGATTCAGGTCTTGGTGGTGATCAAGATTTGACTTACGGTAGTGAGAG ATCGAGCGAAAGCCATGGAACTAACAAGGGGAGTGGTGACCTACGTCTAGGGGTATTGCCAGTGAGTAAATCCTTCGGTTCCGATTGTCAGCCATTGAATCCCCAGCAACTCTATCCGAGCCATAGTAATATGGCAGGTTTTAGAGCAAAACAAACCGCCGTCAAATCTGTATATACTCAAGAAACGGACGGTAGATACGGG gTCTCGACAGCAGTAAGCTTACCAAATATTGCTCAAAACGAGAACAATCAGCCCCAAGATGGACCGCGACGAAAAGAGGCATCCGAAATGAGTACTGAACTTTAA
- the LOC111414665 gene encoding band 4.1-like protein 4 isoform X2: MDCFACTKKPTAIHCKIVLLDEQELIHEIQDDKTGQALLEVIFRHLNLLETAYFGLRYLDQEGQTLWLDPAKKLSRQLRGAEPFTLYFGVKFYAADPCKLLEEITRYQFFLQVKQDILQGRLPVSFQLAAELGAYIIQSELGDYDPRRHSPGYVSEFRFLSNQTVELENAIAELHKKLVGQLPSVAELSYLDKVKWLDMYGVDLHPVAVKLKGEDKMDYYIGLTPSGIILMKNKTNVGTYYWPRISKIYFKGRYFILKVLEKNDEEITFGFETSTKAACKHLWKCCVEHHAFFRLVQVSPTACNIFGLSSTFRFSGHTEKQAVRDAQLKVRTPPTFSRTPSRRYQRRIVEGANNVGPVDEIKMDHYQSEVKHVSIPQPAQPVTCNSSTEPRHRSDSPRSTRSAPWSQPHSRGLYNSSVPPSPRSVRSAGPRYRSSSVDSQSSNDSRSKRRKHRSRMTSDNESELSKSSNRSHRKHRRHRSRGNRRDSGSEQENGTSRRKSLSRSRRSDSHYELVDSTSQWREAQRKQAGQNSSSIQQATVISSKRSGYSNNALETESEISYRNKHRRARKHRSRSRSPDNKTWLPDELKKHLEFDLIDTSGMSESQLREIPYTVVQTNEAKQMKIKHLQWGKGENQNDKRSTDSPPPPYSPQVSEAGRLRNMRVSHSRTKNQSPITGAADLISMTTSSIASNSSSTHSNATNMLPRMLDSLGISDNYSYGSQRSAKSGRVGSSALYGNPNTLLSGLNNGYQDSSSSPTVSHEHTDSGLGGDQDLTYGSERSSESHGTNKGSGDLRLGVLPVSKSFGSDCQPLNPQQLYPSHSNMAGFRAKQTAVKSVYTQETDGRYGHAKSSRLTYNTASNSPIHLERVPHKPPVDARNSIMRSGSKYSNSPYNSPLTEFIHPSLRGSLRSVASSPANNGNDSGPLRLQYKTGSSVRSKCSIISDTKSEIDDNYMFSGHRTDTNQNINEFSRCQSRSARSSHNKPPLPPIHNRNRSVSLEYVLTPLIRSSQKSRQQ; this comes from the exons GATGATAAAACTGGTCAAGCATTGTTAGAAGTAATCTTTCGACATCTGAACCTTTTAGAAACGGCCTACTTTGGATTGAGATACCTGGATCAAGAGGGTCAAACG TTATGGCTGGACCCGGCGAAGAAACTCAGCAGACAGCTGCGGGGGGCAGAGCCCTTCACGTTGTACTTCGGGGTCAAGTTCTACGCGGCAGACCCCTGCAAGTTGCTCGAGGAAATCACAAG GTACCAGTTTTTTCTACAGGTAAAGCAAGACATCCTGCAGGGAAGGCTACCAGTAAGCTTTCAACTTGCAGCCGAATTGGGAGCTTATATTATTCAAT CCGAATTGGGAGACTACGACCCAAGAAGACACAGTCCGGGATATGTTTCCGAATTTCGTTTCTTATCAAACCAAACTGTAGAACTTGAAAACGCCATCGCTGAACTCCATAAGAAGCTGGT GGGTCAATTACCGTCCGTCGCGGAACTTAGTTATTTAGATAAAGTGAAATGGCTCGATATGTACGGAGTCGATTTGCATCCTGTTGCTGTAAAACTAAAAGGAGAGGATAAAATGGATTATTATATCGGCTTAACGCCGAGCGGAATCATTCTCATGAAGAATAAAACCAACGTAGGCACCTACTACTGGCCGCGAATATCCAAGATTTACTTCAAGGGCAGATACTTCATCCTGAAAGTCCTCGAAAAGAAC GACGAAGAGATCACCTTCGGTTTTGAAACCTCCACCAAAGCAGCTTGCAAGCACCTTTGGAAGTGCTGCGTCGAGCACCACGCCTTTTTCAGGTTGGTTCAAGTCTCTCCCACTGCTTGTAATATTTTCGGTTTAAGTTCCACCTTTCGGTTTAG CGGTCATACCGAAAAACAGGCTGTCCGCGATGCCCAACTCAAAGTTCGTACACCTCCCACATTTTCTCGAACACCTTCCAGGCGATATCAACGCAGAATCGTTGAAGGCGCCAACAATG tAGGACCAGTTGATGAAATCAAAATGGATCACTACCAATCAGAAGTGAAACACGTTTCCATTCCTCAACCGGCCCAACc gGTAACGTGCAATAGTTCAACCGAACCAAGACATCGTTCCGATTCTCCACGAAGCACCAGAAGCGCTCCTTGGTCTCAACCTCACTCAAGAGGCTTATATAACAGCTCAGTTCCACCTAGTCCAAGATCCGTTCGCTCAGCAGGACCCAGATATAGATCTTCTTCAGTCGATAGCCAAAGCTCCAATGATTCTCGTTCTAAAAG GCGTAAACATAGAAGCAGAATGACTTCTGATAATGAAAGCGAACTTTCGAAGAGTTCAAATAGATCCCATAGAAAACATCGAAGGCATCGCTCACGAGGTAATAGAAGAGATTCCGGTTCTGAACAAGAAAATGGAACGAGTCGTAGAAAATCTTTAAGTCGATCAag gAGATCTGATAGTCATTATGAATTGGTGGATTCTACATCTCAATGGAGAGAAGCGCAACGTAAACAAGCGGGACAAAATTCAAGTTCAATTCAACAAGCGACCGTTATAAGCAGTAAACGATCCGGATATTCAAATAATGCCCTAGAAACGGAGTCGGAAATTTCTTACCGGAACAAACACCGCCGTGCGAGAAAACACAGGTCAAGGTCACGATCCCCGGATAACAAAACTTGGTTGCCGGATGAGTTGAAAAAACATTTAGAATTCGATCTGATAGATACATCGGGAATGAGCGAGTCTCAACTACGGGAAATTCCATACACGGTCGTTCAAACCAATGAAGCAAAGCAAATGAAGATTAAACATCTTCAGTGGGGGAAAGGAGAGAACCAAAACGATAAAAGATCGACGGATAGTCCACCGCCTCCGTATTCTCCGCAAGTTTCTGAAGCTGGGAGATTGCGAAATATGAGAGTTAGTCATTCTAGGACTAAAAATCAGTCGCCTATTACCGGAGCTGCAGATTTAATCTCGATGACAACTTCTAGTATTGCCTCTAATTCGAGTAGTACACATAGTAATGCTACAAATATGCTGCCtag GATGTTGGATTCTTTAGGAATCTCGGATAATTATTCCTATGGGTCGCAGCGTAGTGCGAAAAGCGGTCGAGTTGGAAGTTCTGCACTTTACGGAAATCCAAATACACTTCTTAGCGGTTTAAATAATGGATATCAAGATTCATCATCTTCTCCGACCGTTAGTCACGAACACACAGATTCAGGTCTTGGTGGTGATCAAGATTTGACTTACGGTAGTGAGAG ATCGAGCGAAAGCCATGGAACTAACAAGGGGAGTGGTGACCTACGTCTAGGGGTATTGCCAGTGAGTAAATCCTTCGGTTCCGATTGTCAGCCATTGAATCCCCAGCAACTCTATCCGAGCCATAGTAATATGGCAGGTTTTAGAGCAAAACAAACCGCCGTCAAATCTGTATATACTCAAGAAACGGACGGTAGATACGGG cACGCTAAGTCGTCCCGCCTAACTTATAATACCGCTTCAAACTCGCCAATTCACCTGGAAAGGGTGCCTCATAAGCCACCGGTCGATGCACGCAACTCGATCATGAGGTCTGGGTCTAAATACAGTAACTCTCCTTACAACTCTCCTTTAACTGAATTCATACATCCATCTTTACGGGGTTCTTTACGCTCTGTCGCGAGTAGTCCTGCCAATAACGGCAACGATTCCGGCCCCTTACGTCTACAATACAAGACCGGATCGAGTGTACGCTCGAAATGTAGCATTATATCGGATACTAAATCCGAAATAGACGATAACTATATGTTCTCAGGACATAGAACTGATActaatcaaaatataaatgaattttct AGATGTCAAAGCAGAAGCGCACGTAGTTCGCATAATAAACCTCCATTACCGCCAATACATAATCGAAATCGATCCGTGAGTTTGGAATACGTACTAACACCACTAATAAGGAGTTCGCAAAA gTCTCGACAGCAGTAA